The segment CGGGACGCCCCAGGCGGTGCGCCCCCAGCCACTGCGCCGGGCCGCCCGCTCCCGCGCGGTCGAACAGAACGGGGAGGCTGCCAGCGGTGACGTGCGTTCGCCGATCCAGGCGATCGTCGTGCGGGTGGTCACCGAGCCCGGCGCCGTCGTCGCCGAGGGAGACCTGCTGGTGGTGTTGGAGTCCATGAAGATGGAGAGCTACGTCTACGCGCCGCTGGCGGGCAGGGTCGAGCGGATCGCCGTGCAGGCCGGCTCGAACGTGGCGGCCGGGACCGAGCTGCTCACCATCGCCCCCGAGAGAAAGGAGTGAGAATGTCCCATTTTGTTGACGAATCCCTCACGATTGACACCACCTCGCGTGAGGTCGACCGGGAGGCCTTCATTGCCTACGCGCAGGCGCTGTCGGCGTGTGCCGAAGAGAAGGCGCTCGAGCGCCAGCATGCCAAGTCCAAGCTCACGGCCCGCGAGCGCATCGCCGCCCTCCTCGACGAGGGGAGTTTTTCAGAGATCGGTCAGTTCGTGGGCGGAAACGTGGCGCAGGGCTTCACGGGCGCGGCGGTCGTGTGCGGGCTGGGAACGATCGGCGGGCGCCGCGTGGCGGTCTACGCCCAAGATTTCTCGGTCCAGGGCGGCACTCTCGGTGAGGCTGAGGGCAACAAGATCATCGCCACGATCGACAAGGCGTTGGCCTTGCGCATCCCCGTGATCGGCATCATGGATTCGGGAGGGGCGCGCATCCAGGACGGGGTGGTCGCGCTCGGTCAATACGGGCGCATCTTCAAGCGCACGTGCGCCGCCTCAGGCGTCATCCCGCAGATCTCGCTCATCCTGGGCCCGTGCGCCGGGGGAGCGGTTTACTCCCCGGCGCTGACCGACTTCATCATCATGACGGCCGACACCTCGCACATGTTCGTCACCGGCCCGGACGTGGTGCGGGCGACGACGGGCGAGGACGTGTCTTTTGCCGACCTCGGCGGGGCACAGGTGCACAACTTCCAGTCCGGCGTGGCCCACTACCTGGCCGAGGACGAGGAGGACGCGCTCGACTACACTCGCACCCTGCTCACCTACCTGCCCGCCAATTGCGAGGACCAGGTCCCCTCCTACGACTACGATCCCGCCCTCGCTCCTGCCCCGCCCGTGGACCTTTCGGCTCTCGTGCCGGAGTCGACGAAGGTGCCCTACGACGTCGTGGAGGTGATCGAAGCGATCGTCGACTACGGCGAGTTCGTGCAGATCCAGGAGTTTTTCGCCCGCAACATTGTGGTCGGTTTCGCCTGCATCGAGGGCCAATCCGTGGGGATCGTAGCCAACCAGC is part of the Trueperella abortisuis genome and harbors:
- a CDS encoding acyl-CoA carboxylase subunit beta, which produces MSHFVDESLTIDTTSREVDREAFIAYAQALSACAEEKALERQHAKSKLTARERIAALLDEGSFSEIGQFVGGNVAQGFTGAAVVCGLGTIGGRRVAVYAQDFSVQGGTLGEAEGNKIIATIDKALALRIPVIGIMDSGGARIQDGVVALGQYGRIFKRTCAASGVIPQISLILGPCAGGAVYSPALTDFIIMTADTSHMFVTGPDVVRATTGEDVSFADLGGAQVHNFQSGVAHYLAEDEEDALDYTRTLLTYLPANCEDQVPSYDYDPALAPAPPVDLSALVPESTKVPYDVVEVIEAIVDYGEFVQIQEFFARNIVVGFACIEGQSVGIVANQPLHDAGTLDVDASEKAARFVQFCDAFKIPVVTLVDVPGYRPGTEQEQAGIIRRGAKLIWSYATASVPLVTVILRKAYGGAYIVMGSKSLGGDLVYAWPGAEIAVLGADGAVSIVHRRELRAAEAEGRGAEVFAELSAQYTRDNVNPYLSVARGELDGIIAPSRTRATIASSLEALQSKTTIHTGPARHGNMPM